The Pantoea vagans genome includes a window with the following:
- a CDS encoding PqiB family protein, whose product MQQETPTTPTSANLRNKRKISPFWLLPIIALLIAGWLLWTNYQERGTTITINFQTADGIVPGRTPIRYQGVEVGTVQGIVLSDDYHSIQIKASIKSDMRDALKDNTQFWLVTPKASLAGVSGLDALVGGNYIGMMPGGGNPREHFTALDTQPKYRVNTGELLIHLHSPDLGSLNTGSLVYYRKIPVGRVYDYSINSNTDGVTVDVLIERRFVNLVKKQSRFWNVSGVDADVSLSGAKVKLESLAALVNGAIAFDSPNDGQQANSDENYQLYPDLARSQRGVQISLDLPNGDNLKADSTPLMYQGLEVGTLTKLNLLPGGKVTGELTVDPSVTSLMRSGTRIEMRAPKLSLTDTNLSSLLTGNTFELVPGEGEPQDHFTVLPASETLLQKPDVLTVKLSAPETYGIDEGQPVMLYGMKIGQIISRQLDENGISFAVAINPEFRHLVHADSKFIVNSRLDVKFGLDGMQVLGASAREWVDGGIRLVPGAKGDPSSRYPLYADAERAQEGIVGDQPPTTLKLTAESLPDVQAGSVVLYRKFQVGEVVDVVPRADAFEISIHIEPQYRKLLTSESVFWAEGGAKVQLNGSGLTVQASPLNRALKGAISFDNLTGAQAAKGVKRVLYSSETAARAVGSQITLHTFDASKLAAGMPIRYLGINVGQVESLALSKDNNQVVAKAVLYPEYVQDFARVGSRFSVVSPEISAAGVNHLETLLQPYLNVDPGKGAQARVFELQESTITDSRYLNGLNIYVDATEAGSLSLGTPVLFRGVEVGTVTGTSLGNMADRVQIALRISKKYQHLVRNNSVFWLASGYNLDFGLIGGVVKTGTFQQFIRGGIQFATPPTVPLAPQAGADKHFLLQDEAPKEWRNWGTAIPDPN is encoded by the coding sequence ATGCAACAGGAAACGCCGACTACACCGACTAGCGCCAATCTGCGTAATAAACGCAAGATTTCGCCGTTCTGGTTATTGCCCATTATTGCCCTGCTGATTGCGGGTTGGCTGCTATGGACCAATTACCAGGAGCGCGGTACCACTATTACCATTAACTTCCAGACCGCAGACGGCATCGTGCCGGGACGCACGCCCATTCGTTATCAAGGTGTGGAAGTGGGTACGGTGCAGGGTATCGTGCTGAGCGATGACTATCACAGCATCCAGATCAAGGCCAGTATCAAGAGTGACATGCGCGATGCGCTGAAAGACAACACTCAATTCTGGCTGGTGACACCGAAAGCCTCACTGGCTGGAGTTTCTGGCCTGGACGCCCTGGTCGGCGGTAACTATATCGGCATGATGCCCGGTGGCGGTAATCCACGTGAGCATTTCACCGCGTTAGATACGCAACCGAAATACCGCGTCAATACCGGTGAACTGCTAATCCACCTGCACTCACCCGATTTGGGTTCGTTGAATACAGGTTCCCTGGTCTATTACCGTAAAATCCCGGTGGGCCGCGTCTATGACTACAGCATCAACAGCAACACCGATGGCGTGACCGTCGACGTACTGATTGAGCGCCGCTTCGTCAACCTGGTGAAAAAGCAGAGTCGCTTCTGGAATGTGTCCGGTGTCGATGCCGATGTCAGCCTAAGTGGTGCCAAGGTCAAACTAGAGAGTCTGGCCGCTTTGGTCAATGGTGCCATTGCCTTTGACTCCCCGAATGACGGCCAGCAGGCAAACAGCGATGAAAACTATCAGCTGTATCCTGACCTGGCACGCAGCCAACGTGGCGTGCAAATCAGCCTTGATTTGCCGAATGGCGATAACCTGAAAGCGGACAGTACACCCTTAATGTATCAAGGGTTGGAAGTCGGTACGCTCACCAAACTAAACCTGCTGCCTGGTGGCAAAGTCACGGGCGAATTGACTGTCGACCCATCGGTTACCAGTCTAATGCGCAGCGGCACGCGTATTGAGATGCGCGCACCAAAACTAAGCCTGACCGATACCAATCTCAGCAGCCTGCTCACCGGCAACACTTTTGAACTGGTGCCCGGTGAAGGCGAGCCGCAGGATCATTTCACGGTATTACCCGCCAGCGAAACTCTGCTGCAAAAACCCGATGTGCTCACGGTTAAACTGAGTGCGCCAGAAACCTACGGCATCGATGAGGGCCAACCCGTGATGCTGTATGGCATGAAGATCGGTCAGATTATTTCTCGCCAGTTGGATGAGAACGGCATTAGCTTCGCGGTGGCGATCAATCCAGAATTCCGTCATCTGGTGCACGCTGACAGCAAGTTTATCGTTAACAGCCGTCTCGATGTGAAGTTTGGTCTCGATGGGATGCAGGTGTTGGGTGCCAGCGCCCGTGAATGGGTCGATGGTGGTATTCGCCTGGTACCGGGTGCGAAAGGCGATCCTTCCTCGCGTTATCCTTTATATGCCGACGCCGAACGTGCGCAGGAAGGCATCGTTGGCGATCAGCCGCCAACTACCTTGAAACTGACCGCAGAAAGTTTGCCAGACGTACAGGCCGGTTCTGTGGTGCTGTATCGTAAATTCCAGGTGGGTGAAGTGGTAGACGTAGTACCGCGTGCCGATGCCTTTGAGATCTCCATTCACATCGAGCCGCAGTATCGCAAATTGCTCACCAGTGAAAGTGTGTTCTGGGCCGAAGGCGGTGCGAAAGTCCAGCTCAACGGCAGCGGCTTAACGGTGCAGGCTTCGCCATTGAATCGTGCGCTGAAAGGCGCTATCAGCTTCGATAACCTGACTGGCGCTCAAGCGGCAAAAGGCGTGAAGCGCGTTCTTTATTCGTCTGAAACCGCCGCGCGTGCCGTGGGTAGCCAAATCACCCTGCACACCTTTGACGCCAGCAAACTGGCAGCCGGTATGCCGATTCGCTATCTCGGTATCAATGTTGGTCAGGTCGAATCACTGGCACTGAGTAAAGATAACAACCAGGTGGTGGCAAAAGCCGTGTTGTATCCTGAATATGTACAGGACTTCGCGCGCGTCGGCAGTCGCTTCTCGGTCGTATCACCGGAAATTTCGGCCGCAGGCGTCAACCATCTGGAAACGCTGCTCCAGCCCTATCTCAACGTCGATCCGGGTAAAGGTGCTCAGGCCCGCGTGTTTGAGTTGCAGGAGAGCACCATTACCGATTCGCGCTACCTCAACGGTCTTAACATCTATGTGGATGCCACCGAAGCCGGTTCGCTGTCGCTGGGCACCCCTGTGCTGTTCCGTGGGGTTGAAGTGGGTACCGTAACCGGCACCTCATTGGGCAACATGGCAGATCGCGTGCAGATCGCCCTGCGCATCAGCAAGAAATATCAGCATCTGGTGCGTAACAACTCAGTGTTCTGGCTGGCCTCCGGCTATAACCTCGACTTCGGTCTGATTGGCGGCGTGGTGAAAACCGGCACCTTCCAGCAATTTATCCGTGGCGGCATTCAGTTTGCCACCCCGCCGACGGTGCCACTGGCACCACAGGCCGGAGCCGATAAGCACTTCCTGCTGCAAGATGAAGCGCCGAAAGAGTGGCGCAACTGGGGAACAGCGATTCCGGACCCCAATTAA
- the yebS gene encoding membrane integrity lipid transport subunit YebS, whose translation MKIHAISQTLPHARYQRCPQCDTLFSLPDVKSHQAAHCPRCHAKIQNGRDWSMTRLTVMAVTMIVLMPFAFSLPLVDIRLLGMRINASLVEGVIQMAQQGNVLTASMVAFCTIGAPMTLVAGICYLWIGHALGMNLRPVLLMLEKLKEWVMLDIYLVGVAVASIKVQDYAALEVGYGLVAYIALTVLSLLTLIHLNVEELWEHYYPQAVPTSPPEQWQVCLNCHQTGVPDDRGRCMRCHTPLDFRRRHSLQKSWAALIASIVLLIPANLLPISVVYVNGARREDTIFSGILGLASGNVPVAAVVFIASILVPFTKVLVMLTLLLSIHFKCEQGIKTRIRLLRAITWVGRWSMLDLFVIAVTMSLVNRDQLLAFTMGPAALYFGAAVILTIMAVEWLDSRLIWDAHATGNADYTD comes from the coding sequence ATGAAAATTCACGCTATCAGCCAGACGTTGCCCCACGCACGTTATCAGCGTTGTCCGCAATGCGATACCCTTTTTTCCTTACCGGATGTGAAATCGCATCAGGCTGCGCACTGTCCGCGTTGCCATGCAAAGATTCAAAACGGCCGCGACTGGTCAATGACGCGCCTCACGGTGATGGCCGTGACCATGATCGTGCTGATGCCCTTCGCCTTTAGCCTGCCGTTGGTAGATATTCGCTTACTTGGCATGCGCATCAACGCCAGCCTGGTGGAAGGTGTGATCCAGATGGCGCAACAGGGCAACGTCCTGACTGCCTCCATGGTGGCGTTCTGCACCATTGGTGCCCCTATGACCTTAGTCGCGGGCATCTGCTACTTATGGATTGGCCACGCCCTCGGTATGAACCTGCGCCCGGTATTGCTGATGCTGGAGAAGCTAAAAGAGTGGGTGATGCTGGATATCTATCTGGTCGGTGTGGCAGTCGCTTCTATAAAGGTGCAGGATTATGCCGCGCTGGAAGTGGGCTACGGTCTGGTGGCCTATATCGCGCTGACGGTACTGAGCCTGCTCACGCTGATTCACCTTAACGTTGAGGAGCTGTGGGAACACTATTATCCGCAGGCTGTGCCAACCTCTCCTCCTGAACAGTGGCAGGTCTGCCTGAACTGTCATCAAACCGGCGTGCCGGACGATCGCGGGCGCTGTATGCGTTGTCACACCCCGCTCGATTTCCGTCGTCGCCACAGTTTGCAGAAATCCTGGGCCGCGCTGATTGCTTCGATTGTGCTACTGATCCCCGCTAACCTGCTGCCGATTTCAGTGGTTTACGTCAACGGTGCGCGCCGCGAAGATACCATTTTCTCCGGTATTCTGGGGCTGGCTTCCGGCAACGTGCCCGTCGCGGCGGTGGTGTTTATCGCCAGTATTCTGGTGCCGTTTACCAAAGTGTTAGTGATGCTGACCTTACTGCTCAGCATCCATTTTAAATGCGAACAGGGCATCAAAACCCGTATTCGATTGCTGCGTGCCATCACCTGGGTGGGACGTTGGTCGATGCTGGATCTGTTCGTGATTGCGGTCACCATGTCGTTGGTGAATCGCGATCAACTGCTGGCTTTTACCATGGGACCTGCCGCGCTCTATTTTGGCGCGGCAGTCATCCTGACCATTATGGCTGTAGAGTGGCTTGATAGCCGCCTGATCTGGGATGCACATGCAACAGGAAACGCCGACTACACCGACTAG
- a CDS encoding GAF domain-containing protein, producing the protein MNKKAFYEDLNRDVRALLAGETSFLAALGNCSALLFERLEGVNWAGFYLLTEPNTLVLGPFQGKIACVRIPVGKGVCGTAIAEDKVQLVEDVHAFPGHIACDAASNAEIVIPLKVNGTVVGVLDIDSTVYSRFDSEDETGLVALTDGLCEVLAGSDIVKFIQLTRS; encoded by the coding sequence ATGAACAAAAAAGCCTTTTATGAGGATTTAAATCGCGATGTCCGTGCACTGTTAGCGGGCGAAACCTCTTTCCTTGCGGCACTGGGCAATTGCAGTGCGCTGTTGTTTGAGCGTCTGGAAGGTGTGAACTGGGCGGGATTCTATTTGCTGACTGAACCGAACACGCTGGTATTGGGCCCATTCCAGGGCAAAATCGCGTGTGTGCGTATTCCGGTGGGCAAAGGAGTATGTGGCACAGCGATTGCAGAGGATAAAGTGCAGTTAGTTGAAGACGTGCACGCATTCCCGGGACATATCGCTTGTGATGCTGCCAGCAACGCAGAAATCGTGATTCCTCTGAAAGTGAATGGCACCGTTGTGGGTGTGTTAGACATTGATAGTACGGTTTATTCTCGCTTTGATAGTGAGGATGAAACGGGGCTGGTGGCCCTTACCGACGGGCTTTGTGAAGTGCTGGCGGGCAGCGACATCGTAAAATTTATTCAGCTGACGCGCAGCTAA
- a CDS encoding metallophosphoesterase encodes MFYQTVSAKTWRNIWVVGDLHGCRAQLDSQLILHDFDKQQDLLLSVGDLIDRGPDSPGCLQLLQEPWFRCVRGNHEQMALSALDGHDPMLWMMNGGDWFWQLKGADLIAARHALKRCADLPLILHIELADRVVVIAHADYPASHYQLGQDVDWHQVVWSRDRLGRHHRGTSTSIDGASDFYFGHTPLEQPLNVANQHYIDTGAVFGNRLTLVQLQ; translated from the coding sequence ATGTTTTACCAAACGGTGAGTGCCAAAACGTGGCGTAACATATGGGTTGTTGGTGATTTACATGGTTGCCGCGCCCAATTGGATTCGCAACTGATCCTGCATGACTTCGATAAACAGCAGGATTTATTGCTGTCAGTGGGTGATCTGATCGATCGCGGACCCGATAGCCCCGGCTGTTTACAGCTGCTGCAAGAGCCTTGGTTCCGCTGCGTGCGTGGTAACCATGAACAAATGGCGCTATCAGCGCTGGATGGGCATGACCCTATGTTGTGGATGATGAACGGCGGTGACTGGTTTTGGCAGTTAAAAGGCGCGGATTTAATTGCAGCGCGCCATGCATTGAAACGCTGCGCCGATTTACCGTTGATTTTACATATCGAGTTAGCGGATCGCGTGGTGGTTATCGCCCATGCCGACTATCCCGCCAGCCATTATCAGCTGGGACAAGACGTTGACTGGCATCAGGTGGTGTGGAGCCGTGATCGCCTGGGGCGCCATCATCGCGGGACATCCACCAGCATCGACGGTGCCAGCGATTTCTATTTCGGTCACACGCCATTGGAGCAGCCACTCAATGTGGCGAACCAGCATTATATCGATACCGGTGCGGTGTTTGGTAATCGATTAACGCTGGTTCAACTGCAGTAA
- the htpX gene encoding protease HtpX, whose product MMRIALFLVTNLAVMLVFGLILSLTGIQSSSVQGLMIMAGLFGFGGAFVSLLMSKWMALRSVGGEVIEQPRNETERWLMDTISRQAQQSGIAMPQVAIYHAPDINAFATGARRDASLVAVSTGLLQNMSRDEAEAVLAHEVAHIANGDMITMTLIQGVVNTFVIFISRIIAQVASGFLSGNRDGEESSNGNPLVYFAVATVLELVFGILASIITMWFSRHREFHADAGSAKLVGREKMIAALQRLKTSYEPQEPSSMMAFCINGKSKSLSELFMSHPPLDKRIEALRNGDYLK is encoded by the coding sequence ATGATGCGTATTGCGCTTTTCCTGGTCACCAACCTGGCGGTGATGTTGGTATTCGGACTGATTCTGAGTCTGACAGGAATCCAGTCAAGCAGTGTTCAGGGTCTGATGATTATGGCAGGTCTGTTTGGCTTTGGCGGTGCGTTTGTTTCACTGCTGATGTCCAAGTGGATGGCGTTACGATCCGTTGGCGGTGAAGTGATTGAACAACCCCGTAACGAGACAGAACGCTGGTTGATGGACACCATCAGCCGCCAGGCTCAACAGTCCGGCATTGCGATGCCGCAGGTGGCGATTTACCACGCGCCAGATATCAACGCCTTTGCGACCGGTGCGCGTCGTGACGCCTCATTGGTGGCGGTCTCGACCGGTTTACTGCAAAACATGAGCCGTGATGAAGCGGAAGCGGTGTTGGCGCACGAAGTGGCACACATCGCCAATGGTGACATGATCACCATGACGCTGATCCAGGGTGTGGTGAACACCTTCGTGATCTTTATTTCACGTATTATTGCGCAGGTGGCTTCTGGCTTCCTGTCGGGTAACCGCGATGGCGAAGAGAGCAGCAACGGTAACCCACTGGTCTATTTTGCCGTTGCTACCGTACTGGAACTGGTGTTTGGTATTCTGGCCAGCATTATCACCATGTGGTTCTCACGTCACCGTGAATTCCACGCCGATGCCGGTTCTGCCAAATTAGTCGGACGTGAGAAGATGATTGCCGCCCTGCAGCGCCTGAAAACCAGCTATGAGCCGCAGGAGCCCAGCAGCATGATGGCGTTCTGTATTAACGGTAAAAGCAAATCGTTGAGCGAGCTGTTTATGTCGCACCCGCCATTAGACAAGCGCATCGAAGCGCTGCGTAATGGCGACTATTTGAAGTAA
- the proQ gene encoding RNA chaperone ProQ has translation MENQPKLNSSKEVIAFLAERFPQCFSADGEARPLKIGIFQDLVERVQGENSLSKTQLRSALRLYTSSWRYLYGIKAGATRVDLDGNACGVLDEQHVEHARKQLEEAKARVQAQRDQQRAKKREAGEETAERRPRKPAPRKAAEGGEAAPRKPRPQAPRAASTERQAAPRPPRAIPVTDTSTLQLGQNIKVKAGKSAMDATILEITKDGVRVQLASGMAMIVRAEHLQF, from the coding sequence ATGGAAAATCAACCTAAGTTGAATAGCAGTAAAGAAGTTATCGCCTTTTTGGCGGAGCGTTTTCCGCAATGCTTTAGCGCCGATGGCGAAGCGCGTCCGCTCAAGATCGGTATCTTCCAGGATCTGGTTGAGCGCGTTCAGGGTGAAAACAGCCTGAGCAAGACGCAACTGCGTTCGGCCTTACGTCTCTATACCTCTAGCTGGCGTTATCTTTACGGCATTAAAGCCGGTGCGACCCGTGTCGATCTCGACGGCAACGCCTGTGGCGTGCTGGATGAGCAACACGTGGAGCACGCGCGCAAGCAATTAGAAGAAGCTAAAGCGCGCGTTCAGGCGCAACGCGATCAGCAGCGTGCGAAGAAGCGTGAAGCCGGTGAAGAGACCGCTGAGCGTCGCCCGCGCAAGCCCGCACCGCGTAAAGCGGCTGAAGGCGGCGAAGCTGCACCACGTAAGCCTCGTCCACAGGCTCCGCGTGCGGCGTCGACTGAACGCCAGGCTGCACCACGCCCGCCGCGAGCAATACCTGTCACTGACACCTCAACTTTGCAGCTCGGCCAGAACATCAAAGTTAAAGCAGGCAAAAGTGCAATGGACGCCACCATTCTTGAAATCACCAAGGATGGCGTTCGGGTACAGCTCGCTTCCGGCATGGCAATGATTGTGCGCGCAGAACACTTGCAGTTCTGA
- the prc gene encoding carboxy terminal-processing peptidase has translation MNNILKIGMIAGLLLAGPTFGADNITRADQIPQLHEDPQHPTVSERVTSRFTRSHYRQFDLNQDFSAKIFDRYLNLLDYNHNVLLASDVAQFADKKTTIGDELRSGKLDVFYDLYNLAQKRRFERYQYALSVLNRPMNFTGNDTIDIDRSKSPWPKSTDELNALWDAKVKYDELSLKLAGKDDKEIRETLTKRYNFAIRRLAQSNSEDVFQLAMTAFAHEIDPHTNYLSPRNTEQFNTEMSLSLEGIGAVLQMDDDYTVINSMVAGGPAAKSKSISVGDRIVGVGQPGKPMEDVIGWRLDDVVSKIKGPKGSKVRLEILPAGKGTKTRTVTLTREKIRLEDRAVKGTVHNVGKEKVGVLDIPGFYVGLTDDVKVQLQKLQKQNVDSIVIDLRTNGGGALTEAVSLSGLFIPSGPVVQVRDNNGRVRQDSDNDGIVYYKGPLVVLVDRFSASASEIFAAAMQDYGRALIVGEPTFGKGTVQQYRSLNRIYDQMLRPEWPALGSVQYTIQKFYRINGGSTQRKGVTPDLLMPTGVEAAETGEKFEDNALPWDSVNAATYTKTGDITALVPQLTKEHADRIAKDREFQYILKDIARFDAMKDKRNIVSLNLAQREKENHEDDALRLERINARYQAEGKAPLKSLDDLPKDYKEPDPYLDETVNIANDMAQLEKSQPATSAK, from the coding sequence ATGAACAACATTTTAAAGATCGGTATGATCGCGGGCCTGCTGTTAGCAGGCCCCACCTTTGGCGCAGACAACATTACCCGCGCCGACCAGATTCCCCAGTTACATGAAGATCCACAGCATCCTACCGTCAGCGAACGCGTCACATCGCGTTTTACCCGCTCTCATTACCGTCAGTTCGATCTCAATCAGGATTTCTCTGCGAAAATTTTTGATCGCTACCTGAATCTGCTCGACTACAACCATAATGTGCTGCTGGCCTCTGACGTTGCTCAATTCGCCGATAAGAAAACCACCATCGGTGATGAACTGCGCAGCGGTAAGCTGGATGTATTTTACGATCTCTACAATCTGGCGCAGAAACGCCGCTTTGAACGCTATCAATATGCGCTGAGCGTGTTGAACCGCCCGATGAATTTCACCGGCAATGACACCATTGACATTGACCGTTCAAAATCGCCATGGCCAAAGAGCACAGATGAGCTGAACGCGCTGTGGGATGCCAAAGTTAAATATGATGAGCTGAGCCTGAAACTGGCGGGCAAAGATGACAAAGAGATCCGCGAAACGCTGACCAAGCGTTACAACTTTGCCATTCGTCGTCTGGCGCAGAGCAACAGTGAAGACGTGTTCCAGCTGGCGATGACCGCGTTCGCGCATGAAATCGACCCGCACACCAACTACCTGTCACCACGCAATACCGAACAGTTCAACACCGAAATGAGCCTGTCACTGGAAGGCATCGGTGCTGTGCTGCAAATGGATGATGACTACACGGTCATTAACTCTATGGTGGCGGGCGGTCCAGCGGCGAAGAGCAAATCCATTAGTGTGGGCGACCGCATTGTCGGCGTGGGCCAACCGGGCAAGCCGATGGAAGATGTGATTGGCTGGCGTCTGGATGATGTGGTCTCCAAAATTAAAGGACCGAAGGGCAGTAAAGTGCGCCTGGAAATCCTGCCAGCCGGTAAAGGCACTAAAACCCGTACTGTGACCCTGACGCGTGAGAAGATCCGTCTGGAAGATCGTGCCGTTAAAGGTACGGTTCACAATGTGGGCAAAGAAAAAGTCGGCGTGCTCGACATTCCTGGCTTCTATGTCGGCCTGACTGACGATGTGAAAGTGCAGCTGCAAAAACTGCAGAAGCAAAACGTCGACAGCATCGTCATCGACCTGCGTACCAATGGCGGTGGTGCATTGACCGAAGCGGTATCGCTCTCTGGTCTGTTTATTCCAAGCGGCCCAGTGGTGCAGGTGCGTGACAATAACGGTCGCGTACGTCAGGACAGCGATAACGACGGCATCGTGTATTACAAAGGTCCGTTGGTGGTATTGGTCGATCGTTTCAGTGCCTCAGCGTCTGAAATCTTCGCCGCAGCCATGCAAGACTATGGTCGTGCGTTGATTGTCGGTGAGCCGACCTTTGGTAAAGGCACCGTCCAGCAGTATCGTTCGCTGAACCGCATCTACGATCAAATGCTGCGTCCAGAGTGGCCAGCGCTGGGTTCTGTGCAGTACACCATCCAGAAGTTCTACCGTATCAACGGCGGCAGTACTCAGCGTAAAGGCGTTACGCCAGATCTGCTGATGCCAACCGGCGTGGAAGCGGCAGAGACAGGTGAGAAGTTCGAGGACAACGCGCTGCCATGGGATAGCGTGAATGCGGCGACTTACACCAAAACCGGTGATATCACCGCGCTGGTGCCGCAGTTGACCAAAGAGCATGCCGATCGTATCGCCAAAGACCGCGAGTTCCAGTACATCCTGAAAGACATTGCGCGCTTTGATGCTATGAAGGACAAGCGCAACATCGTGTCACTCAATCTTGCCCAGCGTGAGAAAGAGAACCACGAAGATGATGCACTGCGTCTGGAGCGTATCAACGCCCGCTATCAGGCCGAAGGCAAAGCACCGCTGAAGAGCCTGGATGATTTGCCAAAAGATTACAAAGAGCCGGATCCGTACCTGGATGAAACGGTTAACATCGCCAATGACATGGCTCAGCTGGAGAAATCCCAGCCTGCTACTAGCGCGAAGTAA
- the rsmF gene encoding 16S rRNA (cytosine(1407)-C(5))-methyltransferase RsmF produces the protein MSVSDRFPEDFLALMRASLADENELQLFLAISQQPLRRSLRVNTLKISVEAFLAHTAHYNWRLTPIPWCPEGFWIERDDESLPLGSVAEHLSGLFYIQEASSMLPVTALFDAAPDARQVMDVAAAPGSKTTQMAALMRNQGAILANEYSASRVKVLHANISRCGVSNVALTHFDGRVFGAALPEQFDAILLDAPCSGEGVVRKDADALRNWTLASTEEIAATQRDLIDSAFHALQPGGTLIYSTCTLNQIENQQVIAWLQQRYPDAVEIVPLDGLFAGAEQALTPEGFLHVFPQIFDSEGFFVARLRKTARIPALPAPTYKVGKLPFSPASRKLSAEVQQAAAKVGIQWDENHTLWQRDKELWLFPAALESWLGRVRFSRIGVKLAETFPKGYRWQHEAVISFTQPGSALDFELTIDEAESWYRGQDIRPETLPTQDEVIVTYQQQPLGLAKKVSNRIKNSYPRELVRDGRLFR, from the coding sequence ATGTCTGTGTCCGATCGCTTTCCCGAAGATTTCCTTGCGCTGATGCGCGCCAGCCTCGCTGATGAAAATGAACTGCAGCTTTTTCTGGCGATCAGTCAACAACCGCTGCGCCGCAGCCTGCGCGTCAACACGCTAAAAATCAGCGTTGAGGCGTTTCTGGCGCACACCGCGCACTACAACTGGCGTCTGACGCCGATTCCCTGGTGTCCGGAAGGTTTCTGGATTGAGCGAGACGACGAGTCACTTCCGCTCGGCAGCGTCGCCGAACATTTGAGTGGTTTGTTCTATATTCAGGAAGCCAGCTCGATGTTGCCAGTAACGGCACTGTTTGATGCCGCACCCGATGCGCGTCAGGTGATGGATGTAGCCGCTGCGCCGGGATCCAAAACCACGCAAATGGCCGCGTTGATGCGCAATCAGGGTGCCATCCTCGCCAATGAGTATTCGGCCAGCCGCGTGAAAGTGCTGCACGCCAATATCAGCCGTTGCGGCGTCAGTAACGTGGCGTTGACCCACTTTGATGGCCGCGTGTTTGGCGCTGCACTCCCTGAACAGTTTGACGCCATCCTGCTGGACGCCCCCTGCTCCGGCGAAGGCGTGGTACGCAAAGACGCCGATGCGCTGCGTAACTGGACCCTTGCCAGCACCGAAGAGATTGCCGCCACACAACGCGATCTTATCGACAGTGCCTTTCATGCCCTGCAACCGGGCGGCACGCTGATTTACTCCACTTGCACCCTGAACCAGATTGAGAATCAGCAGGTGATTGCCTGGCTGCAACAGCGTTATCCAGACGCTGTGGAAATCGTGCCGCTGGACGGCTTGTTTGCGGGGGCAGAGCAAGCGCTGACACCTGAAGGATTTTTACACGTGTTCCCGCAGATCTTCGATAGCGAAGGCTTTTTCGTTGCACGCCTGCGCAAAACCGCCCGTATCCCGGCACTGCCTGCGCCGACCTATAAAGTGGGCAAACTGCCCTTCTCACCGGCCAGCCGTAAACTCTCTGCCGAAGTGCAGCAAGCGGCAGCGAAAGTGGGTATCCAGTGGGATGAGAATCATACCTTGTGGCAACGCGACAAAGAGTTGTGGCTATTCCCTGCCGCGCTGGAAAGTTGGTTGGGCAGAGTGCGCTTCTCGCGCATCGGCGTGAAGCTGGCAGAGACCTTTCCTAAAGGCTATCGCTGGCAGCATGAAGCGGTGATCTCCTTTACCCAGCCGGGCAGCGCGTTAGATTTTGAACTCACCATTGACGAAGCGGAAAGCTGGTACCGTGGCCAGGATATCCGTCCTGAGACGTTACCTACGCAGGATGAAGTCATCGTCACTTATCAGCAGCAACCGCTGGGATTAGCCAAGAAAGTCAGCAATCGCATCAAAAACAGCTATCCCCGCGAGCTGGTGCGTGATGGTCGTCTGTTCCGTTAA